TAATGTTTACAATTCATACTTCAACTACTAAGCTAATAGGACACATGTTTGCAAATtccgagaaagaaaaaaatccaacatgTTTTATCTTGTGTAGAAGCATGACAATGGCAGCCATACATGCATAATTCACAAAACACGTCCTCATTCCAGATCAGTACCCTTTTGAATgcaataagaataaaaaacaaaatacttTATTTAAAAAGCCATACCCAAATATTTGGATATTTAGCTCATAAGGAGATAATATTCAATGGGAgcatgtttgagagagagagaccatagTGTGCATCTTTCCTGAGTTACTTTGTCCATAAGCAAATATTGACACATTAAATCCATCCAAAGCTGATTGAACCAACAGTTGAACATCATTAAATATATCAGCTGCACATGCACCAATCCTACTGTAAGATAACAAACCTCCATGCAAACCACCAGCCATGTAGCTAGTATATaccaaaaaattttcaaatgctgCCTGCTATGTaacaaaattaatcattttctagCTCACCCTGTCCAACATGAGGTCCATACACCCTATCGAATTCATAATCTTTCTTAGGATTGGTACTGGTCTCATCACTAGTGTCGACACGGATAGTAATCAAGGAATTCTACAGCAGAGGGACCTTCGTCTTCAAATAATGGTCTTGAACAACAGAATACCTTTATGTTCCCTGAAATTAAAAGCATCTTCAAATCATCATAGGAAAGGAAAATACCCAtaaatttctgaccaaaaaactTCGTACAGCCTCAAAAAGGGAGGACTGGAAATTGAAGAGAAGAGCTGTTGAAACAAATTATTATAGTAAGAGAAGAGAGCACACAAAGAACAGAGGAATTCCCTATCTTGATCGATTTCTGTGCTTCCATTAGAGAGTAACCAATTGAACTATAGTCCCTCAGCAACTAACTAACAAATAGCCCAACTTCTAAACCAAACAGTTAATTAACGTGTGTGCACCTCCTGCACTCATAGCCAACCAAATGGCTTGAAGATGATCCGTCCTTCTCACTTAAAACACTATTAGTATAACTTAGGTCGACCAATCAAGTGATTGGGCAGTCAATGATGAATTGATGATATGAAAAGAGTCCAAATGGAAATTATATCATGGGTGACTGGACTCTTGTCTGAAAATCATATTTCTTGGGAGTTCTTCCATAAGTTTAATCCAAGAGATTCAATTTCTATGTAACCAGCAATCAAAGTATCAGACTGATCCTAACGAAGGAGGAAGAACATACAGAgagtaaaaaatcattttcgttCTTGATATCTGGTCTCCATTTACAGATTAACGAATCTCTGAGGCATAAAGTCCTTAACTAACAAACAGCAATTTTTCAGACTAACAACGATCAGAAATGCATCACAAACTGGCAGCTGTTATCTCAAGTTAATCTACACTTCTTCGCTAAAACTCTATCAGTCATATTCCAACTCGATCTTACTCATTAAACTCAAGTTTTGTTCTCCTACTACACACTGCAAAATTGCCATACAAGCAAGCTATCTCTACCCATCCATCCGACAGGAACATCATCCCGAAAATGAATTGCAATTCAAACAataaattttctgaattatcaGCTCATATCCAAGTACTTCCGCTCCACGTGCTTCGTGTGGAAAGTGGGAGAACTCAATTAAGAAACCAAAGACTGATTTTTGGATTTCAACAACTCATTGAACAACTTCCTCTTTCTCACTGACGAGCGGTGCTATCCTAGCCTCACCTTCAAGGGCGACTTGATCTGACACAAAGCACAGAACCTGTCAAAACCGAAATGAGAAAGCAAACGTGCGTTGAGGCACAACAGACGCCGCACCGCCTCACCTAGTTTCCGCATCTTGTCTGCGAGAACGCTGAGGTAGCGCGTGACTCGATCGAGCTTCACGTTGGAATACTCCTGCACTTCGCTCGCCTCTTGTCTCAGCTCCAAGTAATCCTGCCTCGCAAGCTGCATCCGGAAATCGCTCTTCTCAGAGTTCGGCCACAGAGAAGGAATCGATCGAAGCGAGAAGCAAAAATTCGAAACAGGCAAATCCCCCAACTTAATCGGGAGCCAAAACAGAGCGCGAGAGACGATCGAAGAGTTTCGGAAAAACCTGGACATTGTCCACGAGCCGCTGGACCTTGGAGGCCAGCGGGAGCTGCGAGGGCgacgaggaggcggcggcggagatcgagtaCCGCCAGATGAGGGGGCGCTCGGCCGGTGCTGGTcgtcggcgtcgaaggaggcggaggtcGACGACGACTTCCGCGGGTCGAAGCCGCTCTGGACCTTGGAGGCCAGCGGGAgctgcgagggcggcgaggaggcggcggagatcgagtaCCGCCGGACGAGGGAGCCCTCGGCCGGTGCTGGTCATCGGcgtcgaaggaggcggaggtcGACGACGACTTccgcggctcgaagccgctctgGACCTTGGAGGCCAGCGAGAGCTGCaagggcggcgaggaggcggcggcggcggagatcaAGTACCGCCGGATGAGGGGGCGCTCGGCCGGTGCTGGTCGTTGGcgtcgaaggaggcggaggtcGACAACGACTTccgcggctcgaagccgctctgGATCTTGGAGGCCAGCGGGAgctgcgagggcggcgaggaggcggcggtggcggtggcggtggcggcggcggagatcgagtaACGCCGGACGAGGAGGGCGCTCGGCCGGTGCTGATCGTCGGTGTCGAAGGAGgcggagaaagatttttgtgagagagaCTTCGTGCGGGAGAAGACAGAAGAGAAAGGGCACTTC
Above is a window of Eucalyptus grandis isolate ANBG69807.140 chromosome 9, ASM1654582v1, whole genome shotgun sequence DNA encoding:
- the LOC120288317 gene encoding kinesin-like protein KIN-14B isoform X2, with the translated sequence MTSTGRGLPRPAVLDLRRLLAALAAPAGLQGPERLRPAEVVVDLRLLRRRRPAPAERPLIWRYSISAAASSSPSQLPLASKVQRLVDNVQLARQDYLELRQEASEVQEYSNVKLDRVTRYLSVLADKMRKLDQVALEGEARIAPLVSEKEEVVQ
- the LOC120288317 gene encoding kinesin-like protein KIN-14B isoform X3 encodes the protein MTSTGRGLPRPAVLDLRRLLAALAAPAGLQGPERLRPAEVVVDLRLLRRRRPAPAERPLIWRYSISAAASSSPSQLPLASKVQRLVDNVQLARQDYLELRQEASEVQEYSNVKLDRVTRYLSVLADKMRKLVALEGEARIAPLVSEKEEVVQ
- the LOC120288317 gene encoding kinesin-like protein KIN-14A isoform X1, coding for MTSTGRGLPRPAVLDLRRLLAALAAPAGLQGPERLRPAEVVVDLRLLRRRRPAPAERPLIWRYSISAAASSSPSQLPLASKVQRLVDNVQLARQDYLELRQEASEVQEYSNVKLDRVTRYLSVLADKMRKLGSVLCVRSSRP